TGATGGTAAAAAAATCCTAATCTGATTAAATTATGATAAATTAAAAAGAATTGCGGAAACTCAATATAATACACAATGAGAAAAATCCGGCAGAAATATGTGAAAATTTATTCATGTAAACGAAGAAATCGAAGATAAAGAAACCAAAAAAGAAAATCAAATTAAAAAATTTATCATACCAGTTTTAAGTGAATATTTAATTGCAATAATACCGGTCGATCATGTTTTTAATGGTGAAAATCTAATCTTACATAATGAAACTTTTACAAATACTGAAGCAACAAGAATTGCGAATAAAATTAATTATGCACTGAGTGACTATACATTAGATCTTATTTCAAGTAGTTATGCATTTATTGAAAAAAATCGTGGTGCGTTGTTTTATACAATGATAGCATCTATAGTGATTTTTTCTTTAATATCATTAATAATGATTGTAAATTATGGTTTATTAGGAGCTTTAAATACTATTTCTGCTGCATTATATATATTTTTAACACTATTAATATTTACAGCATTAAGGGGTGAATATTCGCCACATATCTTTATGATTATTTTATCAACATATTGATTATTCTTAGACACAAGTGTGTTGATGTTTGATAATATTAAAAAACAAATTTCCTCGGGAGATACGCAAAAAAAAGCAATAAAAAATTCGTTCAAAGAGTCATTATGATGAATTATAGATTCTAACGTGTTTATTTTGGTAATTGGTTTGTTTATTTTCTTTTTTGCATTAAAACCACTTAATACTTCGGGTGTAATATTTATTGTTGCAAGTTTAGTTGGACTTTTCTCTTTATTAGCATTTAATAAATTTATCATTGAATGAATTGTTAATAGTTTTGAAAATAAGAAATTATGATTATTTGGTATTTTGTTTAAAAATAATTTCAAAAATATTAACTTAAGTAAGAAAAATTACAACTTTAATAAAACATTAAATGTTTCTACTATCACCATCTTAACATTAATAGTAATTGGATTGATTGTCTTTATTACATTAAGTTTAATTAATAGAAGTATTTTAGGAGCGTTTACGTTTAAAGATATTTTTGGTGGTGGTACTGTCATTACAGTTCAAGGAAGTTCAAAATTTAATCAACTTCTTTTACAAAATGATATAAATCATATAATTAATTCACTTGGTAAAAATCCAAATTTAAGTCAATTTAATTTAAGTTATGATGTTACAAAATTATTTACAATCGATAATACAGACAATTTTATGATTTCGGTGCAAACATCAAAATTATTAAGTAATAATGAATTAAATAATATTCAAGAAGCAATTAATAATTCAACTCAATTACCACTAGAAATAAATACTTATCAAGTTTCTAATAACGAAGCATTAAAAACCTTTAATAATTTATCACTTTTATTCTTGATATTTGCCGTTATTATTCTAGTCTTCTTTAGCATTAGAATGGGTGTTTCGTATGCCTTAAGTGCTTTGGTTGGTTTTATAATTTTATTTTTAGCATTCTTTGCTATATTATTTATCACTAGAATTAAAATAAATAGTTATGTAGTCTTGTCAATGTTAATTTTTGATATCTTATATATCTATAGCGCATCATTGTTGTTAGCGAAATTAAGAATTTTAATAAGACATAATTATTATCAACATATAATGACAAAAGAAAATATTAAAACGGTGGTTAATAAACTAATTATTAGTTCTATTAAAAGATTCGTATTGTTGATTATTGGTGTTTATCTTTCGTTGTTTATAATTTTAGGATTTAACAGTGTTTTTGATGTTTGGTTTGTAATTTTTTCATTAATTTCAATGTTATTAGTTGCTTTAATTGCATTATTTATAATGCCTAAATTCTTTATATGATTTGAATCAGTAAATCAAAGAATTAAAGCAAAACGCGAAGCAAATAAATTTTGAGAAATTAATAATCCTGATGAACAAGTATTTAATGGTATTAATGATTACAAATAAATGACCTCTTGTTATTACAATGGGTCATTTTTGTCTTATCTTAAGTAAATATGGTAAAATTAATTTATATAAAATCTTGAGGAGCAATAATGAAACTTTCTTTAATTTCAGTAATGAATGATTCGAAAAAAGATGTTGAAAAATACTTAAAAGATTTATTAGAGCAGGATAATCAAGATTTTGAAATAATTTTATGCATTAATAAAACTAATGAAGAAGCTGAAATTATTAATTTGATTGCGAATTATCAACTATATTTTAATGATCGTTTAATCAGTATTTATAACTCGAAAAATAGTTCATATCAATACAATTTAATGAGCGCTTTTCAAATTGCAAAAGGCGATTTCGTAGCAACCTTGAATACTGATGTAAGTTTAAAAAAATATTATGTTAATAAAATGATAACTGCAGCAGTTAAGTATGATGTTGATGTTTTAGAGTTCCGTCCAAGGATTATAGGATCAATCCGCTGAAAGCCAAAACAGCGCAACAATATTGAAGAACCAACTCTTACTGCAAAATCAAAGAATATTATTGCTTATGCTTACCCGTTTGTTTTTAATAAAATTTTTAAGAAACAACTAATTAAGAAAATTCTTTCTTATAAACCACTAAATACAAACGATACTAAAATGTGTGTAGAAATAAATTATATTTTATTATTAGAATCAAAAAATTATATGTATCTCAACTACGGGATTTATAGAGAATTTTTTGAGTCAGAAATTTGATTTAATTCAAAAAGAATGTTATCTTCATTTGATGGTATACAAAAGTGAATAACAAATAGTACTAGTTTAGAGAAATACGAAAATGAGTTAAATTATGCAAAATTATATTTCTTTAAGCTTTTGCTAACAGCATTTTTAAAAGAAACTACAATTTTATATCGCTATGTGTATCAAAGTGAGAAGAAAAAAATAAAGGAAACAAGAACTAAGATGTGGCTTCAAAAACACTATGAATTAATAGAAAAAATTGAAAAAGAATATCAAAAAAATAAATTTGAATTAATCAACCCATATATTCATAATAAATTGAATGAAGTATCACTATTGTTATTGGATAATAAAAAATTACGTAAAATAGGGATTTTGAGTTCACTTGAATAATGTATCAAAATGTTAATTTTTTAAGAAGGCTTCTCGGAGACCTTCTTGATCTTTTAATTTATGGCATTGTTTTTACTTTAATTTTTATTAGTTTTTCTTTTAATCAAAAAGATTCCAATGGACATTTTAAAATTTATTATTTTTATCTTTCGTTTTTATTTATGTCAATTTGAACACTTTTGTATTTTTTTATTTTACCTATAATCACAAAAGGAAAATTAATAAGTAATTACATTTTCAAAACTAGGATTATTGATACAAAGACAAAAGATTATACTTTTGCTATGATTTTCAAACGTAATATTTTGAGTTCGTTTTATATTTTTGCGATTGTAATTTTTATCTTTTCTACAATATACAAAAACGATATAAATGATAAAAAAGAAGGAATTTATATTGTTGAAAATACAAAAACAATTATTGTTCTAAGATTTATTACAACTGCATTTTCATTATTAATGGTTTTGAAAACAGCAAATTATATAATGATTTTATTTCATAAAAAGAAACTTTCTCTTACTGATTTTTTATCTAATTCTAGAGTTGTTTTTATCAAGCAAGTAGAAATACAAGAGGAAGAATTATATTTATTAAAACCATTTGAAAAAAAATGAAGAAAAATTAAAAGATTTAATGAATGAGAGAGTTTGGAGAATTATGACCCTAAATTATAAAAAACTTGATTTACTTGGCGATCTTAACGAACATCAATCAGAGACTGTTCGTTATTTTGATTCTCCATTAAGAATTATTGCTGGTGCCGGTACAGGAAAAACAAAAGTTTTAACTCGTAAGGTTTCTTATTTAATTAATGTTTTAGGTATTTCGCCGAAAAAAATTTTAGCAGTTACTTTTACTAACAAAGCGGCACAAGAAATGTCAGTAAGAATTAAAAAGTATTGTCGCGAAAACAATGAGAAGCTAAATATTATGACTTTTCATTCATTTTGTGCTAACATTTTGCGCCGCGAGATACATAATTTGGGTTATAACAATAATTTCACAATATTAGATGAAAATGACAAAAACATGATTTTAAGTAATGTTTATAAAGAACTTGGCATTACTATTAATGAGGTTAGTTATAAAAATGCAATTCAATATATTTCTTATGTAAAAAATTTTAATAAAGATATTCGTGATTTATATAAAAATAAAAATTCAGATGGTATTTTAAATGATATTTACATTCAATACACTAATTACTTGGCTAAAAATGGAGCCTTAGATTTTGATGATTTAATTTTACAAACTAGCATTCTCTTTGATGAAAGACCCGATATTCTTATGAGATACAAAAATAACTATGATTATATTTTAATTGATGAGTTTCAAGATACTTCCGTTTTGCAATATAACATAATTAAAAAAATTATTTCAGAGAATACACATTTAACAATAGTAGGAGATCCGGATCAAACAATTTACAATTGAAGAGGGGCTGATGTTAACTTAATCTTAAATTTTGATAAAGATTTTCCTAATTCTAAAACAGTTGTTTTAGATAAGAATTATCGCTCAACAAAAGTTATTTTAGATGCTGCTAATAAATTAATTAAGCATAATAAAAATCGTTTTAACAAGGATTTAGTTACCGATAATGAAGTAGGAGCTAAAATTAAATATATGCATAGTTTTAGTGAAGATGCTGAAGCTCGTTGGGTAGTAAATGAAATAAACCAACTTAAAAAAGAAAAGAATCAACTCAAATCAATTGCTATTTTATATCGTTCTAACTTTTATTCGCGTGCATTCGAACAAAGTTTAATAGAAGAGGGTGTTCCACACCGTATTTTGAATGGAATTAAATTTTACCAACGTAGCGAAATAAAAGATGCAATAGCATTTTTACGTGTAATCTTTAACGGACACGAATTATCGATGCAACGGATTATAAATGTGCCAAATCGCGGAATAGGTGAAACAGCGCTGCAAAATATCAGTAGTTTTTTAGACTCTAAAAATGAAATTTCTACCTTGGAAGGTTTATACAAAAATTGAAATCAGTTTAGAGAAGAATACGAATCAATTGCCAAAAAAATGTATGGTTTTATAAAACTTACATTATCATATCGCACGCAATTATTAAAAAACAATATGAAAATTCATAGAGTTTTAAATTTTTATTTAAAAGAAATCGATTATTATAAATTTATTGAAAAAAACAAAAGTTTACGTGGAACAGCTGAAGAAAATGTTAAAGAATTGATTAATTCTATAGCAATTTGAGAAACAAAAAATCCTGATAAAAAAGTAGAGGATTATTTAAATTATATTAATTTTCTATCAGTTACTGATGAGACTGATGGAAACACAAATTATGTTACTTTAATGACTGTTCATTCTGCTAAGGGTTTAGAATATGATAATATATTTCTAGTCGGTATGTCTAAAGGGGTTTTTCCAACTTGGCGAATTTATCAAGATAATAGTATTGCTGATTTAGACACTTTAGAAGAAGAAAGGCGTTTAGCATATGTAGCGGTAACGCGCGCTAAAAAAAGACTTTTTATAAGTTCATCTCGGGGAAAAATTATTGGAACTAAAATTGATAAAGAGCCCTCACAATTTGTGCGAGAAATTGGAATTAATACTGAAGATGGAATCTTGGCAGGGTCCAAAGCGGGGTTGGATTTATCAGAGAACAGCCAAGAAGAAATTATTTCAATGAACTCTAAGATGGTAATCGGCGATCTAATTTCGCATGTAATATTCGGAGAGGGAGAAGTTATAGATTTAGGTGAAAATAATAATGCGGTAATCAAATTTTCGGATGGTAGTATTAAAACTTTAAATAAAATCCACCATTCAATTAGGATTTTAAGAGAGAGATAAAATGCTTGAATTTCTAAAAATTTTAATCGTTTTATTATCGTTAATTATTTTTGTATTTGTATTATTTTTTTGTTTTGTTTTGTTTGGTTTTTATAAACGTAGTTCATCAGGAATTATTTTATTCAAAGTTGATTATATCAACAAACGTGTCATACGTTTAAATTCTAAATTTGCTTATTTATCCACAATTTTTGATGCGAAACACACAGATTTTGAAATGTATAACTATATGTCTGTTAATGATTTTTTAGATTATTTTAATCAACAAACTAAGGATAAAATTTTGGCTATTTTAGATAATTCAGAAGTAAATGAGTATAAATTAGATGCTTATTTATGTGATGATAAAGAAATGGTAACTTTATTAAAGAAATTTAGTCTAATAGATCGCATAATTTATAAATTCGATACAAAACTTAAGAAAAACAAAAAATACTATTTAGAAATTTTATCAAATAGTAAAGGTGATTTTTATGGAAAAATTCATTGAAATCATTTTGATAATATAAATGTCTCAGATAAATTGGAGAATTTACATTTTAAGGAAAATTTTAGAATAAAATCTGGCAATTATCTTGTTTTAGGTTTTGCTTTAAATTCCTATTATTTGACTGATGAAATAAGATATGACGATATTAAAGAATTAGCAGTTACATTTAATCTAAATCCTGAAAAAGAAATGTATTTTTACAAAGATGGGATTATATATTTTCTTGCCAAAAAAAATACTCATAAAAAAATAGAAATTTGATTAAACGAAGCTAAAAAAATAAACAAAAATACTTGAAATTCAAAATTATTATTAGCTACTTCGGTTTTTGAAACTAAAATGAATTCAGTGCATGACATCATTGAAATAGAACGAATTTTAAAATATTCATTATTTAATATTATTAATAATCCAAATGAATCTCAAAAATATTTGGGTAATGAACTTTTTAATAAACCAGAAGAATTACGAAAATTTAAAGAAGACCTGAATTTATTTGAATACATACATAATTCTAAACAAAAAGTTAATATTAAACATAATAAAATTTTAAATTTTCAGAATGATTTACCCACCAGACTTTCGGTGGCAAAAATAATAGAAGATTACCCAAAAAACTCTATTAAAAATTTTGAGTTATTTGAAAAAATACCTTATTTAAAATTAAAAGTAGAAAAAAATAATTATCAAATTTTACAAAATCAGAATATTGCA
The window above is part of the Mycoplasmopsis mustelae genome. Proteins encoded here:
- the secDF gene encoding protein translocase subunit SecDF, with the protein product MNKIKKFLLSNKVIRMVIGFLVIITAILSIALGSAFYISKNSKTSIEYNNGIKTVLNVKYNNKIANSEQTENVNSDISKRIPNAYVTTLSDGIVYVNQGGNFNNESKTLYENELINKPTLIATDVDMHPLFLDGFYKKDQVLIDSDLNQYIPPFRKNGAIYTNSNFNRENTIEVSFNSQDGKSEWSKATEEISKTDGKKILIWLNYDKLKRIAETQYNTQWEKSGRNMWKFIHVNEEIEDKETKKENQIKKFIIPVLSEYLIAIIPVDHVFNGENLILHNETFTNTEATRIANKINYALSDYTLDLISSSYAFIEKNRGALFYTMIASIVIFSLISLIMIVNYGLLGALNTISAALYIFLTLLIFTALRGEYSPHIFMIILSTYWLFLDTSVLMFDNIKKQISSGDTQKKAIKNSFKESLWWIIDSNVFILVIGLFIFFFALKPLNTSGVIFIVASLVGLFSLLAFNKFIIEWIVNSFENKKLWLFGILFKNNFKNINLSKKNYNFNKTLNVSTITILTLIVIGLIVFITLSLINRSILGAFTFKDIFGGGTVITVQGSSKFNQLLLQNDINHIINSLGKNPNLSQFNLSYDVTKLFTIDNTDNFMISVQTSKLLSNNELNNIQEAINNSTQLPLEINTYQVSNNEALKTFNNLSLLFLIFAVIILVFFSIRMGVSYALSALVGFIILFLAFFAILFITRIKINSYVVLSMLIFDILYIYSASLLLAKLRILIRHNYYQHIMTKENIKTVVNKLIISSIKRFVLLIIGVYLSLFIILGFNSVFDVWFVIFSLISMLLVALIALFIMPKFFIWFESVNQRIKAKREANKFWEINNPDEQVFNGINDYK
- a CDS encoding MHO_4530 family protein; translated protein: MLEFLKILIVLLSLIIFVFVLFFCFVLFGFYKRSSSGIILFKVDYINKRVIRLNSKFAYLSTIFDAKHTDFEMYNYMSVNDFLDYFNQQTKDKILAILDNSEVNEYKLDAYLCDDKEMVTLLKKFSLIDRIIYKFDTKLKKNKKYYLEILSNSKGDFYGKIHWNHFDNINVSDKLENLHFKENFRIKSGNYLVLGFALNSYYLTDEIRYDDIKELAVTFNLNPEKEMYFYKDGIIYFLAKKNTHKKIEIWLNEAKKINKNTWNSKLLLATSVFETKMNSVHDIIEIERILKYSLFNIINNPNESQKYLGNELFNKPEELRKFKEDLNLFEYIHNSKQKVNIKHNKILNFQNDLPTRLSVAKIIEDYPKNSIKNFELFEKIPYLKLKVEKNNYQILQNQNIANSKNTILKISQETFLQKEFNSADNLPIPLVYSEINFFNSNKTQTKIQKNLQNKIPTTLYINQIDKSLITILNDMRLKVIVIGKNIASKIHQDNNLFLDCVSVVNIAKKKAIRIIYEDIEKNLDPLIIQKAEVKFYYKSN
- a CDS encoding RDD family protein — its product is MYQNVNFLRRLLGDLLDLLIYGIVFTLIFISFSFNQKDSNGHFKIYYFYLSFLFMSIWTLLYFFILPIITKGKLISNYIFKTRIIDTKTKDYTFAMIFKRNILSSFYIFAIVIFIFSTIYKNDINDKKEGIYIVENTKTIIVLRFITTAFSLLMVLKTANYIMILFHKKKLSLTDFLSNSRVVFIKQVEIQEEELYLLKPFEKKWRKIKRFNEWESLENYDPKL
- a CDS encoding ATP-dependent helicase, which gives rise to MTLNYKKLDLLGDLNEHQSETVRYFDSPLRIIAGAGTGKTKVLTRKVSYLINVLGISPKKILAVTFTNKAAQEMSVRIKKYCRENNEKLNIMTFHSFCANILRREIHNLGYNNNFTILDENDKNMILSNVYKELGITINEVSYKNAIQYISYVKNFNKDIRDLYKNKNSDGILNDIYIQYTNYLAKNGALDFDDLILQTSILFDERPDILMRYKNNYDYILIDEFQDTSVLQYNIIKKIISENTHLTIVGDPDQTIYNWRGADVNLILNFDKDFPNSKTVVLDKNYRSTKVILDAANKLIKHNKNRFNKDLVTDNEVGAKIKYMHSFSEDAEARWVVNEINQLKKEKNQLKSIAILYRSNFYSRAFEQSLIEEGVPHRILNGIKFYQRSEIKDAIAFLRVIFNGHELSMQRIINVPNRGIGETALQNISSFLDSKNEISTLEGLYKNWNQFREEYESIAKKMYGFIKLTLSYRTQLLKNNMKIHRVLNFYLKEIDYYKFIEKNKSLRGTAEENVKELINSIAIWETKNPDKKVEDYLNYINFLSVTDETDGNTNYVTLMTVHSAKGLEYDNIFLVGMSKGVFPTWRIYQDNSIADLDTLEEERRLAYVAVTRAKKRLFISSSRGKIIGTKIDKEPSQFVREIGINTEDGILAGSKAGLDLSENSQEEIISMNSKMVIGDLISHVIFGEGEVIDLGENNNAVIKFSDGSIKTLNKIHHSIRILRER
- a CDS encoding glycosyltransferase — protein: MKLSLISVMNDSKKDVEKYLKDLLEQDNQDFEIILCINKTNEEAEIINLIANYQLYFNDRLISIYNSKNSSYQYNLMSAFQIAKGDFVATLNTDVSLKKYYVNKMITAAVKYDVDVLEFRPRIIGSIRWKPKQRNNIEEPTLTAKSKNIIAYAYPFVFNKIFKKQLIKKILSYKPLNTNDTKMCVEINYILLLESKNYMYLNYGIYREFFESEIWFNSKRMLSSFDGIQKWITNSTSLEKYENELNYAKLYFFKLLLTAFLKETTILYRYVYQSEKKKIKETRTKMWLQKHYELIEKIEKEYQKNKFELINPYIHNKLNEVSLLLLDNKKLRKIGILSSLE